From the Balearica regulorum gibbericeps isolate bBalReg1 chromosome 4, bBalReg1.pri, whole genome shotgun sequence genome, one window contains:
- the EIF4E gene encoding eukaryotic translation initiation factor 4E yields MATVEPETTPNPQPSEEEKTEPAPSQEVASPEQYIKHPLQNRWALWFFKNDKSKTWQANLRLISKFDTVEDFWALYNHIQLSSNLMPGCDYSLFKDGIEPMWEDEKNKRGGRWLITLNKQQRRSDLDRFWLETLLCLIGESFDDYSDDVCGAVVNVRTKGDKIAIWTTECENRDAVTHIGRVYKERLGLPPKIVIGYQSHADTATKSGSTTKNRFVV; encoded by the exons ATGGCGACGGTGGAACCG GAAACCACTCCCAACCCTCAGCcttcagaagaggagaaaaccgAGCCAGCACCTAGTCAGGAGGTTGCCAGCCCTGAACAGTATATTAAACATCCACTACAAAACAG atGGGCGctctggttttttaaaaatgacaagagCAAAACTTGGCAAGCAAATCTTCGTCTTATCTCAAAGTTTGATACTGTTGAAGATTTTTGGGC TTTATACAACCATATCCAGCTCTCTAGTAATTTAATGCCTGGTTGTGACTACTCGCTCTTTAAG GATGGGATTGAACCCATgtgggaagatgaaaaaaacaagcGAGGAGGACGATGGCTAATTACACTAAACAAACAGCAGAGACGAAGTGACCTTGATCGCTTCTGGCTAGAGACA ctgCTGTGCCTTATTGGGGAGTCATTTGATGACTACAGTGATGATGTATGTGGTGCTGTTGTTAATGTTAGAACTAAAGGTGATAAAATAGCAATATGGACAACTGAATGTGAAAACAGGGACGCTGTTACGCATATAGG gagaGTATACAAGGAAAGATTAGGACTTCCTCCAAAGATAGTGATTGGTTACCAGTCCCATGCAGACACAGCTACTAAGAGCGGCTCCACCACTAAAAATAGGTTTGTTGTTTAA